Proteins from one Hydrogenophaga sp. SL48 genomic window:
- a CDS encoding CoA-acylating methylmalonate-semialdehyde dehydrogenase codes for MTTAITHYIAGARAAGTSTRAQDVFNPATGAVTGRVSLASAADVNTAVAAAQAAFPAWSDTPPIRRARVMFKFLELVNLHKDELAQLITAEHGKVFTDAQGEVARGIDIIEFACGIPQLLKGDFTDQVSTGMDNWTLRQPLGVVAGITPFNFPVMVPMWMFPVAIAAGNTFVLKPSPIDPSASLFMADLLKQAGLPDGVFNVVQGDKEAVDALLVHPDVKAISFVGSTPIANYIYETGAHHGKRVQALGGAKNHMVVMPDADLDQAVDALIGAAYGSAGERCMAISVAVLVGDVAEKIMPKLIERTKALKVLNGTNLAAEMGPIVTRAAYERITGYIDAGVMQGADLLVDGRQFDAKQTGDGCEGGFWMGGTLFDNVSTDMRIYKEEIFGPVLSCVRVADFGEAVKIINDHEFGNGTSCFTRDGNVAREFARRIQVGMVGINVPIPVPMAWQGFGGWKKSLFGDMHAYGEEGVRFYTKQKSIMQRWPESIGKGAEFVMPTAK; via the coding sequence ATGACCACCGCCATCACCCACTACATCGCTGGCGCCCGCGCGGCCGGCACCTCCACCCGCGCGCAGGACGTGTTCAACCCCGCCACTGGCGCCGTCACCGGCCGCGTCTCGCTGGCCAGCGCCGCCGACGTGAACACGGCGGTGGCAGCGGCCCAGGCCGCGTTCCCCGCCTGGTCCGACACGCCGCCGATCCGCCGCGCCCGCGTGATGTTCAAGTTCCTCGAACTGGTGAACCTGCACAAAGACGAGCTGGCCCAGCTGATCACGGCCGAACACGGCAAGGTCTTCACCGACGCACAGGGCGAGGTGGCGCGCGGCATCGACATCATCGAGTTCGCCTGCGGCATCCCGCAGCTCTTGAAGGGCGATTTCACCGACCAGGTGTCCACCGGCATGGACAACTGGACCCTGCGCCAGCCGCTGGGCGTGGTGGCCGGCATCACGCCGTTCAACTTCCCGGTCATGGTGCCCATGTGGATGTTCCCGGTGGCGATTGCCGCAGGCAACACCTTTGTGTTGAAGCCCAGCCCCATCGACCCCAGCGCCAGCCTGTTCATGGCCGATCTGCTCAAGCAGGCCGGCCTGCCCGACGGCGTGTTCAACGTGGTGCAGGGCGACAAGGAAGCCGTGGACGCGCTGCTGGTGCACCCGGACGTGAAGGCCATCAGCTTCGTCGGCTCCACGCCGATTGCGAATTACATCTACGAGACCGGCGCCCACCATGGCAAGCGCGTGCAGGCCCTGGGCGGCGCGAAGAACCACATGGTGGTGATGCCCGACGCCGACCTTGACCAGGCGGTGGACGCGCTGATCGGCGCGGCCTATGGTTCGGCCGGCGAGCGCTGCATGGCGATCAGCGTGGCGGTGCTGGTCGGTGACGTGGCTGAGAAGATCATGCCCAAGCTGATCGAGCGCACCAAGGCGCTGAAGGTGCTCAACGGCACCAACCTCGCCGCCGAAATGGGCCCCATCGTGACCCGCGCGGCCTACGAGCGCATCACCGGCTACATCGACGCCGGCGTGATGCAGGGCGCGGACCTGCTGGTGGACGGCCGCCAGTTCGATGCGAAGCAGACGGGCGACGGTTGCGAAGGCGGTTTCTGGATGGGCGGCACGCTGTTCGACAACGTGAGCACCGACATGCGCATCTACAAGGAAGAGATCTTCGGCCCGGTGCTGAGCTGCGTGCGCGTGGCCGACTTTGGCGAAGCGGTGAAGATCATCAACGACCACGAGTTCGGCAACGGCACGAGCTGCTTCACCCGCGACGGCAACGTGGCACGCGAGTTCGCTCGGCGCATCCAGGTGGGCATGGTCGGCATCAACGTGCCGATCCCCGTGCCCATGGCCTGGCAGGGTTTTGGCGGCTGGAAGAAGAGCCTGTTCGGCGACATGCACGCCTACGGCGAAGAGGGCGTGCGCTTCTACACCAAGCAGAAGTCGATCATGCAGCGCTGGCCGGAGTCGATTGGCAAGGGTGCCGAGTTTGTGATGCCGACGGCGAAATAA
- a CDS encoding LysR family transcriptional regulator yields MNQQKIHELWGHFHWLNVLAQQGSYTAAAARLGVSKAAVSQRLAELERLAGVALVQRTTRSVRLTEAGQRLVDDTRASFEHIAQCFAQVRDAAGAPRGLLRVTAPVAFARQQLVPRLPDFLRQYPEVRLELDMADRLSSLATEGFDLAIRHTAHPPDTHVAWTLCATRSVLVASRAYLRKHGTPEAPAELARHNCLHYPRSQDTPAWTLEPLKPAAGSERVTVQVSGSLAANNSEALRDAALGGLGIALLPDFTAQASLLAGKLVQVLPEWKPVGAFAEQLYAIRPYSAHVPRAVTAFVAHLREALAPGFSDGL; encoded by the coding sequence ATGAATCAACAGAAAATCCACGAGCTCTGGGGCCACTTCCACTGGCTCAACGTGCTGGCCCAGCAGGGCAGCTACACGGCGGCGGCGGCGCGCCTGGGCGTGAGCAAGGCGGCGGTGAGCCAGCGTTTGGCCGAGCTGGAGCGGCTGGCGGGCGTGGCGCTGGTGCAGCGCACCACGCGCAGCGTGCGCCTGACCGAAGCCGGCCAGCGCCTGGTGGACGACACGCGGGCCTCGTTCGAGCACATCGCCCAGTGTTTTGCCCAGGTGCGCGACGCGGCCGGCGCGCCGCGCGGCCTGTTGCGCGTGACGGCGCCGGTGGCCTTTGCGCGCCAGCAGCTGGTGCCGCGCCTGCCCGACTTCCTGCGCCAGTACCCCGAGGTGCGGCTGGAGCTGGACATGGCCGACCGGCTGTCGTCGCTGGCGACCGAGGGCTTTGACCTCGCCATCCGCCACACGGCCCACCCGCCCGACACGCACGTGGCCTGGACGCTGTGCGCCACGCGTTCGGTGCTGGTGGCCAGCCGCGCCTACCTGCGCAAGCACGGCACGCCCGAAGCGCCCGCCGAACTGGCACGGCACAACTGCCTGCACTACCCGCGTTCGCAGGACACACCGGCCTGGACGCTGGAACCCTTGAAACCCGCAGCGGGCAGCGAGCGGGTGACGGTGCAGGTCTCGGGCTCGCTGGCCGCCAACAACAGCGAGGCCCTGCGCGACGCGGCCCTGGGCGGCCTGGGCATCGCGCTGCTGCCCGACTTCACCGCCCAGGCCAGCCTGCTCGCGGGCAAGCTGGTGCAGGTCTTGCCGGAGTGGAAACCGGTGGGCGCGTTCGCGGAACAGCTCTACGCGATCCGCCCGTATTCGGCCCACGTGCCGCGCGCGGTGACGGCCTTTGTGGCCCACCTGCGGGAGGCGCTGGCGCCGGGGTTTTCGGACGGCCTGTGA
- a CDS encoding GMC family oxidoreductase — MLMPSADYVIVGAGSAGCVLAARLSEDASCEVALLEAGGEDRSHSVRQPSRWPLLWDGAENWGYSTTLQAGYNLRSIPCPRGKVLGGTSSINIMIYIRGDPRDFDHWRDLGNEGWGWSDVLPYFIKAEDQARGASSLHGVGGPLAVSDQASPSPLAHAFVDAAVACGHRRNPDFNGAYRDGAGLYQVTIRDGERCSTAKAYLDPSRERPNLRTITRARALRIVMDGDRAIGVDYFDGAQVRRIEARREVILSAGTVDSPKLLMLSGIGDPLQLESHGLVVRNALPGVGANLCDHPGSPLVLALRQADQAPPTSIHAEAGLFMKSEALNDGFAADIQFLAVPFAPPHAAAQGQTRAMAITVQACRPKSRGRLTLRSDDPLDAPVIDPGYLTHRDDMTLQIEGLRAARKIAAALPLREHIVRELSPGPGAIDDASIESAIRATSSCIYHPVGTCRMGVGADAVVDAQLRVRGTRSLRVVDASVMPQITSGNTNAPTIMIAEKAAAMMRAGQ, encoded by the coding sequence ATGCTGATGCCAAGCGCAGACTATGTCATCGTGGGTGCCGGCTCCGCTGGCTGTGTCCTAGCGGCGAGGCTTTCCGAGGATGCTTCTTGTGAAGTGGCGCTGCTAGAAGCCGGCGGCGAAGATCGCTCGCACAGTGTTCGCCAACCAAGCCGGTGGCCCTTGCTTTGGGACGGCGCCGAGAACTGGGGCTACTCGACAACGCTTCAGGCCGGCTACAACCTGCGCAGCATCCCGTGTCCGCGCGGCAAGGTGCTTGGCGGTACGAGTTCGATCAACATCATGATCTACATCCGCGGCGATCCGCGTGACTTCGATCACTGGAGGGATCTGGGCAACGAAGGCTGGGGCTGGTCTGACGTGTTGCCGTATTTCATCAAGGCGGAGGACCAGGCGCGCGGGGCCTCCAGCCTTCATGGCGTGGGAGGGCCACTGGCCGTCTCGGACCAAGCCTCACCCAGCCCGCTCGCGCACGCTTTCGTTGACGCGGCGGTCGCCTGTGGCCACCGGAGAAACCCCGACTTCAACGGAGCGTATCGCGATGGAGCGGGGCTGTACCAGGTGACGATTCGCGATGGTGAGCGGTGCAGCACCGCAAAGGCGTACCTGGACCCTTCGCGCGAACGTCCGAACCTTCGAACGATCACGCGCGCACGTGCGCTGCGTATCGTGATGGACGGCGATCGCGCCATCGGCGTCGACTACTTTGACGGCGCCCAGGTCCGCCGGATCGAGGCCAGGCGCGAGGTCATCCTCAGCGCCGGCACCGTCGATTCACCCAAGCTGCTGATGCTCTCGGGCATCGGCGATCCATTGCAGTTGGAGTCGCACGGACTTGTGGTGCGCAATGCGCTGCCCGGCGTCGGTGCGAACCTATGCGACCACCCGGGCTCTCCCCTGGTGCTCGCGCTTCGGCAGGCTGATCAGGCGCCACCGACGAGCATCCATGCCGAGGCCGGTCTTTTCATGAAAAGCGAGGCGCTGAACGATGGTTTCGCTGCGGACATCCAGTTTTTGGCGGTGCCCTTTGCGCCGCCCCACGCGGCGGCGCAAGGACAGACTCGGGCTATGGCCATCACCGTGCAAGCGTGCCGGCCCAAGAGCAGAGGGCGACTCACACTGCGCTCGGACGACCCACTCGATGCGCCCGTGATCGACCCTGGCTATCTGACGCATCGTGACGACATGACGTTGCAGATCGAGGGGTTGCGCGCAGCAAGAAAGATCGCCGCAGCACTTCCCCTGAGGGAGCACATCGTGCGGGAACTGTCTCCAGGTCCCGGTGCCATCGACGACGCATCGATCGAGTCCGCAATCCGCGCGACGAGCAGCTGCATCTACCATCCGGTGGGCACTTGTCGAATGGGGGTTGGCGCCGATGCGGTCGTCGATGCACAGCTGCGCGTTCGAGGGACGCGTTCGCTGCGGGTGGTCGATGCCTCGGTCATGCCACAGATCACGTCCGGCAACACCAATGCGCCCACGATCATGATTGCCGAGAAAGCGGCCGCCATGATGCGAGCGGGCCAGTAG
- the mgrA gene encoding L-glyceraldehyde 3-phosphate reductase: MYTAHLQRYERMPYRTVGKSGLKLPSITLGLWHNFGASTPMENQRDMLRTAFDLGITHFDLANNYGPPHGSAETNFGEHLRRDFKPYRDELIISSKAGYDMWPGPYGQGGGSRKYVLASLDQSLKRMGLDYVDIFYSHRFDPDTPLEETMGALATAVQQGKALYVGISSYSAGKTREAAAILRQMGVPLLIHQPSYSLLNRWVEADLLDTLVAEGMGCIAFSPLAQGLLTNKYLQGVPADARMNRPGGGSFKAEHLSEQNLTHVRALNQIAQARGQSLAQMAVAWVLRQPGMSSALIGASKPEQIKELVGALDNLSFSADELAAIDGHAVDGGLNLWKKPSTDQRL; this comes from the coding sequence ATGTACACCGCCCACCTCCAGCGCTACGAGCGCATGCCCTACCGCACCGTTGGCAAAAGCGGCCTCAAGCTGCCCAGCATCACCCTCGGCCTGTGGCACAACTTCGGCGCCTCCACCCCCATGGAGAACCAGCGCGACATGCTGCGCACCGCCTTCGACCTGGGCATCACCCACTTCGACCTGGCCAACAACTACGGCCCGCCGCACGGCAGCGCCGAGACCAACTTCGGCGAACACCTGCGCCGCGATTTCAAGCCCTACCGCGACGAGCTGATCATCTCCAGCAAGGCCGGCTACGACATGTGGCCCGGTCCCTACGGCCAGGGTGGCGGCTCGCGCAAGTACGTGCTCGCCAGCCTCGACCAGAGCCTGAAACGCATGGGGCTGGACTACGTCGACATCTTCTATTCCCACCGCTTCGACCCTGACACACCGCTGGAAGAAACCATGGGCGCGCTGGCCACCGCCGTGCAGCAGGGCAAGGCGCTGTACGTGGGCATTTCCAGCTACTCCGCGGGCAAGACCCGCGAGGCCGCTGCGATCCTGCGGCAGATGGGCGTGCCGCTGCTGATCCACCAGCCGTCGTACAGCCTGCTCAACCGCTGGGTCGAGGCCGACCTGCTCGACACCCTGGTGGCCGAGGGCATGGGCTGCATCGCCTTCAGCCCGCTGGCCCAGGGCCTGTTGACGAACAAGTACCTCCAGGGCGTGCCGGCCGACGCGCGCATGAACCGCCCCGGTGGCGGTTCCTTCAAGGCCGAGCACCTGAGCGAGCAGAACCTGACCCATGTGCGCGCCTTGAACCAGATCGCCCAGGCGCGCGGGCAGAGCCTGGCTCAGATGGCGGTGGCCTGGGTGCTGCGCCAGCCGGGCATGAGCTCCGCGCTGATCGGTGCCAGCAAGCCCGAGCAGATCAAGGAACTGGTGGGCGCGCTGGACAACCTGAGCTTCAGCGCCGACGAGCTGGCCGCCATCGACGGCCATGCGGTGGACGGCGGCCTCAACCTCTGGAAAAAGCCGTCCACCGATCAGCGGCTCTGA